GAGCGCACCCGCGCCCAGAACCAACAGGAGCAGCACCAGGTTCTGGAGCGCGTCGGAGAGCTTCACGAACTCCAGTTGACGGCCGGATACGTTAAATCGTTGCTCAGAAAGTGCGCGCATCGCCGACGCGACCGAAGTCCGTCGGAAGCGATGGTGCGTGTCCGCGTTCTAGGTGCGTCGTCGACCCCGAACACGGTCGTCGAAGCGTGGAAAGCTCGGCTTGAACGGGTATATGATTGCTTGTAGCTGTTTCCAGCAGAGCTTGGAGACGTTCAAGCACGTGAATACAAAGTGGGTAGGGGGTAAGGGAATACTATAGACACAGACACGCTGTGTAAGAGGATACTATGGGAATCAACAGACGCAACATTCTGATCGGACTCGGTGCAGTGGTCGGGGGCGGCGGCGCCCTCGTGAGTACGGGCGCGTTTACCACCGTGAGTGCGGAGCGGTCGGTTGAAGTCAGTACGGCAGGCGACGCGAGCGCGTTCCTCACGATCACGGGGGACGACCAGTACGTCACCGACGACAGCGGCGACGGAACGCTCACGATCGACCTGGGTGGCCCCGACAGCAACGGATTCAACCAGGAGGCGGTGACGACGCTCGACGGCGTCGTGACGATCACCAACAACGCCGCCGACGACAGCTCGGCGACGGTCGGCGTGTCGACCGACGGAGCTGACACCGCGGCAGCGGCCGGGTCGGCCTCGCTGCTGATCGAGGACGGGGGCGACGCGGTCGCGGAGGTGACGTTCTACGTCGGCGAACAGGACGCGAACTCCATCGACGACGGATCCACCCAGAGTATCGACGCCGGGAACTCCGCCGAACTGGACGTGAAGATCGATACGCGGAGTGACACACTCGACGATTCCGACGCGTCCACCGGCGGACTCACCATCGTCGCAGAGGAAGCCTGAATATTCAAGTAATCCGAACATAACAGAACGCTATACTAATGCAACGAAGAAAGTTCATCACGGCGGTCGGGACGATCGGTGTCGGATCGGGAATGGCGCTGGGGACGGGTGCGGTCGACGCTGTAACCAGTAGTAACGGTGACAGTAGCTTCCGGGTCGTCGCTCCGGGTGCGGACATCACCATCGATCCCCCAAGCAGTTCGAGCAGTCCGGTCGAAACCGGTACGTCCATCGATTTCGGGGCACTGGAGATCGGCGACCTCCCCAAGGTCGCCGTCACGGACGCCGACGGGATGGTTCAGATCGAGGTCGCGGTGGAACTCGGGACAACACCGGGCGATGTCGGAACGGTGTTCACCGTCACGAACAACAGTAGCACGACGGCGTACGATGTCGGCTTCACGTACACGGGGTACGGCGAGACAGTCACCGGCGGCGAGTACGATACCATCGATCAATCAGTCGCCCAGAGTGCGTTCCAGCTGATCGACGGAGAAACGGACTCGAGTCCGTCCACGTATTCGCCTACCGGTGGTGGTACGGATCCCGCGAACAGGTTCTCTCTCCCGAACAGCTCCGATAGCAAGGAAGTCGCCCTCTCGATCGACGCAGGCCTGTCCGAGCTCACGAACAACCTCGGGAACGACGGGACGTTCGATCAGGACGTCTCCGAGAACGACTTCTCCAGTACCTCCTACAGCCTGATCGAGGAAGTCACTGCGAACGCCCAGGGAAGTTCCCAGTAATCGGTAGCCCCGATGCACAGACGACGCCAATTCCTCGTCGCGGTCGGGAGCGCGGTCGCGACGGGTGGTGTCGTCGGGTTGAGTGCCTCCTCGTCGGTTGCATCCAGCACCAACGCCGACTTCCGTATCGTCGCGCCACAACTGATCACCCTCACCCCGACAAACGACCCGCCGATCCACGTTCGAACGAACGACGACGGCTACGTCACAGCGATCACGCCCGGGGGCGGGGAACGGGGCGTCAACGGGCACGCGATCACCCGGTTCGAGGACATCGTCGACATCACGAATGCGACCACGGCCGACCTCACGGGGATCTACTTCGAGTTCGAGGCGACCAGCGACACGCTCGACGACGGGACGCTCGCCGATATCGAGGCCGCGCTGGTGGTCACCGCGGGATCGGAGCCCCTCGCCACGACCGGCGAGTCCGGCGACGACCTCCTCGCTGCGAGCGACGACCCGACCGTCGCCGACGGCGTCCTCGGGCCCGGCGAGTCCGTCCCCTTCGGCGTCCAGGTGAACCTCATCCCCGAGACGGCGCCGGGTACGATCTCGTCGCTCCCGAGCGGCGAGTACGACGTGCGGCTGCGCGTCATCACCGAGCGAGACGGCTGAGGACGGCACAACCGGCAGGAGTGTCCCCTTCTATCGATCCGTCCGGTCGTTAATTATAGTCACCTCCCCAATACATAGGTGGAATTATGGGTCTCTTACCTCTGTAGCAGGGTAGCCCGATGGCACAGCACGGCGATGACGGGTTGCTCGCCGCGGAGACGAGCGAGGGGGACCTCTCCCGCGATGAGATATTCGAGCTCATCAGCAATCCGCGTCGGCGCCACGCGATCCGGTACTGCAAGATGCAGGACGGGCCGGTCCAACTGGCCGACCTCGCCGAACAGGTGGCCGCGTGGGAACACGACAAGGAGATCGCGGACGTCACCTCCAGCGAGCGGAAGACGGTGTACACGTCCCTCCAGCAGACCCATCTCCCCCGGCTCGACCGGGCGAACGTCATCGACTTCGAGAACGGAACCGTCGAGTTGACCGACCAGATACGGCAGCTGAACATCTACCTCGATATCGTTCCCGAGGGATCGATCTCGTGGGGCGTGTACTATCTGGGGCTGTCCCTCCTGTCGATCGTCGTTCTGGCCGCGTTGTGGTTGGACTTTCTGCCGACCGATCCGCCGTCGGTGCTCGTGTACCCGACGGCGGTCGTGGTCGTCTTCGCCGTCTCGGCGGTCTATCACACCTACCTGAACCACCGGTACCGGTTCGAGGAGTTCGAGCGCCCCTGAACCCGACGCGGACCGTCGGGTTCGAGATCAGAACTCCAGCCACATGTCGGTCTCCTCGGCGTCGTGCGCGTAATAGTAGATCTCGTCGCCGTCGATCACCGCGTACGCGTCGAGTTCAGGGTCGAAGATGACACGACGGCCGGAGTCGATCGCCACGTCGACGAGGTCCTCCAGGGTGAGGATCGAGATGTACTGTTTGTCCGACTCCGTCGGGAACTCGCCCCGGGAGATCCACTCCTCGTTGCGGTCGTGAACGATGTTCACGCGG
This genomic stretch from Halobaculum roseum harbors:
- a CDS encoding DUF7344 domain-containing protein, with the translated sequence MAQHGDDGLLAAETSEGDLSRDEIFELISNPRRRHAIRYCKMQDGPVQLADLAEQVAAWEHDKEIADVTSSERKTVYTSLQQTHLPRLDRANVIDFENGTVELTDQIRQLNIYLDIVPEGSISWGVYYLGLSLLSIVVLAALWLDFLPTDPPSVLVYPTAVVVVFAVSAVYHTYLNHRYRFEEFERP